The stretch of DNA CAGCCGTCATACCGGCGACCTGTTCTGCACAGTGGTCGTCGAAACACCGGTACGGCTCGACAAACACCAGCGCGAATTGCTCGAGCAGTTCGAGGCGACCTTCGCAGACGCCGAGGAAGCGAAGAAACATTCGCCGCGCAACAGCGGCTTCGTGGAAGGCGTGAAGCAGTTCTGGGCGAAAATGACGGGTTGAGATTCGGGATCCGGGATTTGTGGATTGCGGATTCGGGTTGAAGGCTCGGGATTTCGGACTCACCGCTTTCGCCGTCATTCCGGGGCCACGCACGGCGCGGAACCCGGAATCTGCTTTCGGACCGTTGTGTCTTGGCAGGCGGATTCCGGATCACCACGGTCGCGTCGTCCGGAATGGCGGCCCTTGTAAGCTTTGCAGCGTCGCCTGCACGCAGGCTCCTACCGGGTCGCCTGACTGTGAATCATCCACTCCAACTCGCCATCAATGGCGCCAGCGGCCGCATGGGCCGCGCATTGCAAGCATTGCTGTCCGGCGACGCCCGGTTCGAGCTGGCCGCCTCGATCCACGCATCGGACGAATGGCGCGGCACGCCGAAGCTGGACGTTGTGATCGATTTCAGCGCACCGACAGGATTCGATGCGGCGCTCGCGCACTGCGTGGCATATCGCATTGCATTCGTTAGCGGCACCACTGGACTCGATGCCGCGCAACGCGCGGCATTGATTGAAGCGGCGCACACCATCCCTGTGCTGCACGCCGCCAATTTCAGTCTCGGCATCGCGGTGCTGACTCGCGCGCTGCGAGAGGCCGCCGCGGCGCTGCCCGATTGGGATCTCGAAATCATCGAAGCCCACCACACGCGCAAGGTCGACGCGCCGTCGGGCACCGCACTGGCGCTGGGGCGTGTCGCCGCCGAGGCGCGCAGGCAGGACTTTGATGAGGTTGCCGTGCTGTCACGTGAAGGCCATGTCGGTGCGCGGCCAGACCGTGCAATCGGCTTCGCCACGATTCGTGCGGGCGATATCGTGGGCGAGCACATCGCATTGCTTGCGACGATGGGCGAGCGTCTCGAACTTTCGCACCGCGCCACCGATCGCAGCATTTTCGTGCGTGGTGCGCTGGCAGCCGCGGCTTGGCTCGCAGGCAAGTCGAGTGGCTGCTATTCGCTGGACGACGTGATCGATGCTCGGGCTTGACGGGGCGGCTTGTCATGCCCACTGACGATCTCAACCCGGCGGCTTCCTCCACGATTCGTGGCCGTACGCGATGCGCCATCCTTCGGGCGTGCGCCGCCAGATGTAGGTCACGACGAAGTCGCTGCTGCCGGTCTTCCCGTCCGCAGACGTCCAACGCGACACCAGCGGCCACGTCACGACTTCGACATCGCGGTCCAGAGCCAGGATTCCGGGCGTGCCGTTCTGCGCATAGGTGAATTTTGTGGCGCTCCTGCTTTTGCTCCACCACTTCAACTGCTGCGCACGCAGCGCATCCCAGCCCTGGATGACCTCCCCATTGAACGCGAACGCCAGGCTTTGAGTGTGCTCCATCGGCGCCATGAACGCGTCGGTGTCGTGCGAGTTGGCGGCAGCCAGCATCTTCGACATGATCGGGCTAATGGCTTGCTCCGCCGGTAATGAAGCGGATTGCGCGCAGACGCCTCCCGCAAACACGCCAACGCAAATCATCGCAACAATTGAAACGATCTTTTCCATTGTGTTTTCTCCTCGGACGTGAGGAAGTTCAAGGTTTGCATGATGCCGCGTAAGCCGCGACATCGATCATCTCCGGCACGGTCAAACGTGATGCTTCCGCACGCATCGGCGCGGCGGCGGGTTCGCGGCGTTTGCCCTCGCGGAACAGGATCAGCTCGCGTGCAATGTAAGTCGGCGAGCGGCCGGCCAGCGGCGGCACGATGCCGATGCCAGGCATGGTCCGGCCTTCCAGTGTCGCGCCGTGGCACGACTCGCAGGATGCCACTGCGCCTTTGCCTTTCATGGCGATCACTGCACCACGCGCGATGCTTCCGGGGGGCACGTATGCCACATATCCGACGCGCGTGGCGCTGTACTCGTAGTCATTGAAATTCGTGGGTGTTTCGATGATGCGATCGCCTATCGGTTCGCGCGCGCCACTCTTGTCCGGCGCCAGCACGAAGTCCTTCCAGTGTGTCCTGGGCACGCTCGCGGTTTCGATCACGTGTACGCGCGAGACGAACGGCATCCCGGAAAAATAGTCGACGGCTTGTTGCAGATCATCGGTCGTGAGCGCGCGCGCCTCATCGACCATGTCGCCCGCGGTTTTCGGCCCGCCCATGCCGCGCTGGCCGGAGCGGAACGCCGCGATCTGTTCCAGGATGTACGCCTTCGGCAAGCTGTCCAGCGTTGCCGTGGCGGGCACGCCCGCGCCGCTGATCCTATGGCACAGGGCGCAGGGACGCGTGGGCTTGCGGCCTACCTTCACGATCTGCGGGGCCGGCGGATGATCCTGCGGAAACCAGTCCGCGTCGTGCATGCCCTTCATCTGCGCCTCGGTGTAACTGACCGTGCTGCCGGTCACGTGCAGCACCTTGTCTGGATCGGGCTTGGGCTTCGGCGTGTGCGGGTCACGCGGCGGTGGAAGTACGCATGACAACCCCCAACGGGAAGCACGATGGCGGAGCACGCAAAACATCCGGGCGGCCGATCGGCCGCCCGGATGTACCTTGCGCTTACTTGCCGGCGGTATAGCTGAGGTCGGCGTTGTACCTGTCGAAGTGGTCGGGGGCCTTCGCGATCGAATCGCCGAGCGATTTGCGCAGCGCATCCGTGTCGGCCTGGCCATACACGCTGGCCACCATCTTCCACAACGCGGGATTGGGCTCGGTGCCCACGTCCGCCCAGTCCTTGCTCCGGATCACCAGGATATAGTCGGGCGCGTCGTCACCACCGCCCTCGATCCGCATGGTGGTCCAGTAGTGCGGCCATTTGGCCTTGGCCGCCGCTGCGGTGATTTTCTTGACCGCATCGGTGAAGGCCGCGTCGGCGTCATGCCCCGGCTTCAACGTGTAGTCGATCACGTGCAGGATCGGCGGAGGCGTTTGCTTGCGCCAACCCGCGGGCAGGTGGGTCATGTCAGGCAGCATCACCATGAACGCACTGCTTTCGCCCTTGAGGTGCGGGTTGCTCTGCGCGTGCCAGACCGCGTCGCAGGGCTTTGCCTCGGCGTCGAGGCTGTCCAGTTCGGCCCACGTCATGGGCCCCACGTCGGCCGAATACATGTAGTCATTGCCGGTTTCATGCGTCACTGTCGGCTCGCTGAATTTGACGTGGTGCTCCTGCAGGCACTGGTTGTAGGCCTTGACGCCCGCCTCGTACGCCTGCTGCTGGGCGGGGGCAACGGTATCGGTGTAGTCCCGCCAGACGACCGCCTTGTCCGAATCTGCCGCAAAGGCACTTCCGACAGCGCTTGCCACAAGCGCTGCAACCACACACGCAGTCAGAACCTTCATACATCCTCCGAACATGATTGAGGTCGACGTGCAGCCATCCTCGGCTCCCCGGTCGGACGAAGTGGGGGTGGGCGGCTTCGCGTGGCCGCCAGAATGCACTCGGCGGATTACTTGCCGGCGATGTAGCTCAATTCGGCGTTGTACTTGTCGAAGTGATCGGACATCTTCGCGATTGAATCGTCGAGCGATTTGCGAATCGTTTTGGTCTCGGCTTGTCCGTAGGCATTCGCGACCATCTGCCAGTAATACGGCCACTTCGTATTGTCGGCAGCCGCCGCGTGCGAATTGGCGACGCCGGGGAAGGCAAATGCCACAACCGCACACGCCGTCAAAACCTTCATAACCCCTCCGAGCATCTCGACGTGGCTTTGCCACGAGCTCGTCAGCGCACGTCCCCGAACGTGACGCACGTCACATTACGCCGCGCTGGAACGCCGGTACAAGGGCTTGAAAATGCACGGAATCCCCCACTGGTGGGGGCGAAAACGATGCTTCCGCGGGCCTGGCGGCCCAGCCGAATTCGCCTGGGATCAATCCCGATGCGCGGCGTTGCGGTCGCGGCCGGCGCCGAATTTTTTGTCGAGCCTGCCTGCGATCTTCTTGAAGAAGCGGGTCGCGACGCCGCGCTGTGTCTTGCGCAGCTTTTCTTCCTCGCTGGTCAGCCATGCGACCTGGATCACGCGGCGTTCGCCCTCATAGGGCAGGTGGCCGTGGAAGGAATTGTCGGCACGCTTGAAGATCACGAACTCGCCGTACAGCGGCTTCACTTCCGGCGCGATCGCGGTGTCGATGTCGTCGATCTTCGCAAGGAAGCGCAGGCAGCCGTCGCTGGTGTCATGCCAGTTCGGGTTGAGGTACAGGAGCGCGGTCGCGACCTTGGATTTGCTGTCGGTATGGATGGTGCCGTGGCGCTTGTTGAGATGCCGGCAGATCGTCACCAGCGTCGGAAATTGCCCCAGGTTGCCGATGCCGAGCTTGGCGCCGACCGTGCTGGCGAATGCGGGCGAAGTCAGTGCATCGACCAACGCGCGGATCGATGGTCCGCATTCCTGTTCGTCGTAGGGGAAAAATCCCGCGCCCGAGTATTTCGGAAAGTCGCGTTCCAGATCGGTGCGCGATTGTTCGGGAAGCTGCCCGTGCGCGATCATGAACGGAAACGGATCGCTGCGGATCAGCGTATCCGGGCGATCGAGGCGGGCGGGATCGAGCAGGGTTGCGGCGAGCATGGGATTCGTCCTTGCGGTGCGCGCATTGTATCGCCGGTGTCATGCTGGGCCGTGAATACCAAGCGCGATTCTGCTAACATTGCGACTTGCCTGAATCACTGATCCCCAAGCCCGTTTCCGCGCGGCTTGTGGGTCAACTTGCATCCGGAATCCGCCCATGCCGACGCCCGCCTTGCTCGCCCTCGCCGATGGAACCCTCTTTCACGGCGAGGCCGTCGGGGCGGCGGGTGCGACGGTCGGCGAGGTGGTGTTCAACACCGCGATGACGGGATACCAGGAAATCCTGACCGACGCATCGTATGCACAACAGATCGTCACGCTGACCGCGCCACACGTGGGAAACACCGGTTGCAATGCGCCCGACGAGGAATCCGGCAAGGTGCAGGCGGCAGGACTGATCGTGCGCGACGTGCCGCGCCTCGCTTCCAACTGGCGCAGTACCGAATCGCTGCAGGACTACCTGAAGCGCCATGGCATCGTGGCGATCGCCGACATCGATACGCGCAAGCTTACCCGCATCCTGCGCGACAGGGGCGCGCAACACGGCTGCATCGTGGCGGGCGGATCGATCGATGCCGACGACGCCATCGCGAAGGCACGAGCATTCCCCGGATTGAATGGCGTCGATCTCGCCAAGGTGGTCAGCATCCATGAACGCCAGCCGTGGCCGGAAGGCAACTACGACCTCGATGCGCAGGCGTTTCGCAAGCCTGTCGCGAAGTACAAGGTGGTCACCTATGACTACGGCGTGAAGCGCAACATCCTGCGCCTGTTGGTGGAACAGGGTTGCGAGGTGACGCTGGTTCCGGCGCAGACACCCGCCAGCGACGTGCTTGCGCTGAAGCCCGACGGCATTTGCCTCTCCAATGGTCCCGGTGATCCCGCGGCCTGCGACTATGCGGTCGAGGCCACGCGCAAATTCCTGGACGCGAAGATCCCGCTGTTTGGCATCTGCCTTGGCCATCAGTTGATGGGCCTCGCGCTCGGCGCGAAGACGCTGAAGATGCCCTTCGGCCATCATGGGGCGAATCATCCGGTGAAAGATCTCGATGATGGCCGTGTGCTGATCACCTCGCAGAACCACGGCTTCGCGGTCGATTCCGCCACGCTGCCGTCCAACGTGCGCACCACCCACGTCTCGCTGTTCGACGGCTCGTTGCAGGGTTTCGCACTCACCGACCGTCCCGCATTCTGTTTCCAGGGACATCCCGAGGCGAGTCCGGGGCCGCATGACATCGGTTACCTGTTCCAACGATTCGCGAAGCTGATGCAGGAGGCTCGCTGATGCCCCGCCGCACCGACCTCAAAACCGTCCTGATCATCGGCGCCGGCCCGATCGTGATCGGCCAGGCCTGCGAATTCGACTACTCGGGCGCGCAGGCCTGCAAGGCGCTGCGCGAGGAAGGCTATCGCGTGGTGCTGGTGAATTCGAACCCGGCCACGATCATGACCGATCCCGAGATGGCCGATCGGGTCTACATCGAGCCGATCAACTGGCGCACGGTCGAGCGCATCATCGAGAAGGAAAAACCCGACGCGCTGTTGCCGACGATGGGTGGGCAGACCGCGCTGAACTGCGCGCTGGAACTGGCCGATCACGGCGTGCTGGAAAAACACGGCGTCGAACTGATCGGCGCTTCGCGCGATGCGATCCGCATGGCCGAGGACCGCGAGCTGTTCCGCAACGCGATGGACGAGATCGGGCTGGAATCGCCGAAGTCGGCGATCGCGCGTACGCTGGAAGAGGCCCGCGAGGGCCAGGCCGCGCTTGGCTTTCCGTGCATCGTGCGCCCGTCGTTCACCTTGGGCGGCACCGGCGGCGGCATCGCCTACAACGTCGAGGAATTCGAGCGGATCGTCACGCGCGGGCTGGAACTGTCGCCCGTGCACGAAGTCCTGATCGACGAGTCGGTGCTGGGCTGGAAGGAGTTCGAGATGGAAGTGGTCCGCGACCGCGCGGACAACTGCATCATCGTGTGCTCGATCGAGAACTTCGATCCGATGGGCGTGCACACCGGCGACTCGATCACCGTGGCACCCGCGTTGACGCTGACCGACAAGGAATACCAGCGCCTGCGTAATGCCTCCATTGCGGTACTGCGCAAGATCGGCGTCGACACCGGCGGCAGCAACGTGCAGTTCGGCGTGAATCCCGCCGATGGCCGCGTGGTGGTGATCGAGATGAATCCACGCGTGTCGCGTTCATCCGCACTCGCCTCTAAAGCGACGGGGTTCCCGATTGCGAAAGTGGCGGCCAAACTCGCGGTCGGCTACACGCTGGATGAACTCAAAAACGAGATCACCGGCGGCAAGACGCCGGCGTCGTTCGAGCCGAGCATCGATTACATCGTCACCAAGATCCCGCGCTTCGCGTTCGAAAAGTTTCCGGCCGCCGACCCGCACCTGACCACGCAGATGAAGTCGGTGGGCGAAGTGATGGCGATCGGCCGCACCTTCTCCGAATCGCTGCAGAAGGCGCTGCGTGGACTCGAGACAGGTCATGACGGCCTGAATGCCGGCGGCATCGACTGGAAGACGCCGGAGGGCATGGAATCACTGAAGCGCGAGCTGCGCCAGCCCGGCCCCGAACGCATCTTCCACCTTGGCGATGCATTCCGCGCGGGACTGTCGCTGGAAAACGTGCACGACCTGTGCAAGATCGATCCATGGTTCCTTGCGGCGATCGAGGACATCATCGCCAGCGAAGCCGATGTACGCGCCGGGGGCATGCGTGCGCTGGACGCCGCGCGGATGCGCGAGTTGAAACGCATGGGTTTTTCCGATTCGCGGCTCGCGGCCCTGCTGCAATCGGACGAGCGCGCGGTGCGACACTTGCGCCACACGCTGGACGTGCGTCCGGTGTACAAGCGCGTGGATTCGTGTGCGGCCGAGTTCGCCACCACCACCGCGTACATGTATTCGACCTACGAGGAAGAGTGCGAGGCCGATCCGACCGACCGCAAGAAGATCATGGTGCTGGGTGGCGGCCCCAACCGCATCGGGCAGGGCATCGAATTCGATTACTGCTGCGTGCACGCGGTGCTGGCGCTGCGCGAGGATGGTTTCGAAACCATCATGGTGAATTGCAATCCGGAAACGGTTTCCACCGACTATGACACCTCGGATCGCCTGTATTTCGAACCGGTGACATTGGAAGACGTGCTGGAAATCATGGACAAGGAAAAGCCGGCGGGCGTGATCGTGCAGTACGGCGGCCAGACGCCGCTGAAGTTGGCGCGTGCGCTGGAAGCCGCGGGCGTGCCGATCATCGGCACCTCTTCCGATTCGATCGACCTGGCCGAAGATCGCGAACGCTTCCAGCAATTGATCGACAAGCTGCACCTGAAGCAACCGCCGAACCGCATCGCGCACACCGCCGAGGAGGCGATGGTGCTGGCGCGCGAACTCGGCTATCCGCTGATCGTGCGGCCGAGCTACGTGCTGGGCGGTCGCGCGATGGAAGTGGTGCACGCGTACGAGGACCTCTCACGCTACATCCGCGACGCCGTGCGGGTATCCGACAAATCGCCGGTGCTTCTGGACCGCTTCCTCGACAACGCGGTCGAGGTGGACGTGGATGTGGTCGCCGACGCCGATGGGAACGTGCTGATCGGCGGCATCATGCAGCACATCGAGGAAGCCGGCATTCACAGCGGCGATTCCTCCTGCGTGCTGCCTTCCGTTGATCTTTCCGCCGAAGTGCTCGCCACCTTGCGCGAGTACACCTTCCGCCTGGCGCGCGCACTGAAGGTCATCGGCCTGATGAACGTGCAGTACGCCATTCAGAAGCACAACGGCGATTCCAAGGTCTTCGTGCTGGAAGTGAATCCGCGCGCCTCGCGCACCGTGCCCTATGTTTCGAAAGCGACTGGCGTGCCGCTGGCCAAGATTGCCTCGCGCCTTATGACCGGGCGCAAACTCCGCGAATTTTTGCCCGCCAACATCGAGCGCGCCGCCGATCTCGATACCGGTGCTTGCTTCTACGTCAAGTCGCCGGTGTTTCCGTGGTCGAAGTTTCCCGGCGTCGACACCGTGCTCGGCCCTGAGATGAAATCCACGGGAGAGGTCATGGGCACGGCCGACAACTTCGGAGAAGCTTTCGCCAAGGCCCAGCTTGCCGCCGGCAACCGTCTGCCCACGCGCGGCACCGTCTTTATCAGCGTCACCGACCGCGACAAGCCGCAAGTGGTAGACATTGCCCGCCGCTTCGTGGGCCTCGGCTTCAAGCTGGTTGCCACCACCGGTACTGCACTCGTTGTGGAAGAGGCCGGACTGATTGTCGAGCGCGTCTTCAAGGTGAAAGAAGGACGGCCCAACGTGGTCGATCTGCTCAAGGGTGATCGCATTCAGCTGATCATCAACACGCCGCACGGCGCCGAGCCCTGGTTCGACGAAAAATCCATTCGCCGCGCCGCAGTCACTCACCAAGTGCAGTGCATCACTACCCTGGCAGCGGCTCGTGCCGCCGCCGACGGCATCGCTGCCCTGCAACAGGGCCAAACCAACGTCCGCGCCCTCCAGGCCCTTCACGCCCAGCACGCCGCCATGCGCTAGGCTCAGGCCTGCTTCACACGCTGCGACGGTTTCGTCACCGCATGAAGCATGCGGCACTACCTCACCAGGCCAGGTGACGAGCGTCATAGTGCCGGCGGACATGCCGGTGAACACTGTATCCCTGCCGCTGATGGCCATGGCACCGGAGGCCCGCGTTGGATTTGCACCTGACACCCGAGGAACGAGAGTTGCTGCGCGAAACGCTCGAGGAGCGCCAGCGCGACCTGGTACAGGAAATCGCGCATACTGGACCTCACTTCCGCCAGGTACTGCGCACGAAAGAGAAGGTCCTGGAATCATTGCTCGCGAAAGTCGCCGGCGAGTTGGTAACGGAAGAATGAACGCGCTATTCTTGTAAGGCCGGCGCAAGCTCGAAACTATCGCAACGGAAACGGACCCCATGCTCTTGCACGGAATCTTTCCTCCCATCACCACGCCGTTCTATCCCGACGGCGACGTGTACTACAAAAAGCTCGAATCCAACGTTGACCGCTACTCGCGCTCGCCGGTCGCGGGACTGGTCGTGCAGGGCTCGACCGGCGAAGCCATCCTGCTCAGCGACCAGGAGCGCCGCGACGTGCTCAAGGCCGCGATGGAAGCGGCTGCCCCGAACAAAGTGATGATCGCCGGAACCGGGATCGAGTCCGCCATCGAAACCCTGCGCCTGACCGAGTACGCGGCCAAGCTTGGATACGACGCGGCCATGGTGCGCACGCCGCATTACTACAAATCGCAGATCAACCGGCCGCAGAACATGCTGGCCTTCTATCGCACCGTCGCCGACCGCTCACCGCTGCCCATTATCATCTACAACTTCCCCCAGGCCACCGGCTACGACATGCCCGCGGAAGTGGTGATCCAGCTCGCCGAGCACTCCAACATCATCGCCATCAAGGAATCCAGCGGATCTATCGAGAAGGTGCAGCAGATGGTCGCGCACACGCGTCACATCAAGCGCACCGCTGCCGTAACTGAAGTCCAGGAGGCGGTCACCGGACGCATGAAGAAAGCGGCCGAGGCCGCCGCGAGTTCCGGCAGCCTACCGATCTCGGGCCAGTCGTCCTCCGCCGCGGTCGCCGTGGTCGGCGGGCTCAAGACGCGGCAGAAGGAAGTCGGCTTCCAGGTGATGGTGGGCGCGGCCCAGAAACTGGAACCGTCGCTTGCGGTCGGCGCCGTGGGCGCTATCCTTGCCCTTGCCTGCCCCGCTCCTACCGCCTGTTTCGAGATCTATGCCGCCTGGAAAGAGATGAATGAAAAGGTTGCGCGCGAGAAGCAGGAGCGCATCGCCGAAGCGGCCGTGAAAGTCGTCGGCGAGATGTCGATTGCCGGCGTGAAGTACGCCATGGACCTGAATGGCTACTACGGCGGTCCTGTCCGTTTGCCGCTGCTGTCGCTGAACGCGGAAGAGAAAGCAACGGTCGAGAAGCTGATGGAGAATGTCAAGAACTAGGTGTCGGCCCTTCGGCTGTCGGTTAAGAGAAAGCAACCGCGGATTAGCGCGGATACACGCGGATGGGAAGAAAGATCCGCCAAGATCCGTATGAATCCGCGGTTTCACTTGCTAACCGCAACCTCGGAAACCTGAGTTCAGGCAATTCTTTTCCGCTTGCGGTTCGGGCTGGTTACGTGCACGGAGCGCGAGCGCCCGCCTTCTGCGCCGGCTTTCACCTCGCCGGGTTCTTCGAACATTTCGTCGATGTCGGGCGCTTTGCGCGCCGGATGCCCGTGAAGATCGGGGACTTGTGCAGACTGTCCGCTCCGACCCTGATCCCGGCCCTGCTGTTGTTGACGCCCCTGCTGGCTGCCGGACTTCTGGCGTTGGCCATCTCCGCCGCGCTGCTGCTGCTCGCCGCGACGGTTCTGTTCCGGATGCATGGACAGCGGATGTGTGCCCGGATCCTCGCCTTCGGTCTCGCCGGTGTGCGGGTCCACGATGTAAAGAAGATCGACGAGGTCGGTGGCGTGCTCTTCCTCATCCTTGAGAATGCCCTCGACCATGACGCGGGTGGTTGGATCCTTGTCGCCGAAAAAGCGGATCATCTCGGCGTAAACCTCGATCACCACGCGCTCGGCGATCAGGTCTTCGCGGATCATGTCGGCCAGGGTTTCGCCCTCGATGTACTGCGAGGCGGAACGCTGCAGCAGCGTCTGCGGGCTGAAGTCGGGTTTGCCGCCTAGTTGCGAGATGCGTTCGGCGATCTGGTCGGCGTGTTCGCGCTCGGCGTCGGCGTGCTCCTTGAATTCGTTGGCGACAGCCTTGCCGTGCACCCCGGTGGCCATGAAGTAGTGGTGCATGTAACGGAGCACGCAGACGATCTCGGTGGCCAGGGCCTCGTTGAGAATGGTAATGACGCGGTCTTTGTCCAGACCGTAGGATGCGGTGACCGGACCTTCTTCGATCTTGCGCATGGCGCGCTGGCGAATTTCTTCAACGTCCCGGATGAACAGTGGCATGGAAATCCTCGCTTGCCGGGAATGGGATGGGGAGCGCCGGCGGTTGCTTAGATTCGCAATGTTAGGTGAGTCGTTGTGTGGAAAAGGAGGCAATTGCAATCGAAATCGGCCAGCGATTCCCAAAAGCGGCTGGAGTTGGGCAGCGGCAATCCGGCAGCATCTTGCACAGGGAAAAGGCATCCAATACTATTGATAACGAACGTCCGTTCGAGTCCGGAGTTGATGATGGCCCCCCGGAAAAGCAGCCGCGCTTCCCGCCTCCGCCGGGAGCAGAATGGCGAAACCCGTTTCGACCGCCGCCTGGGGGAGATCCTCGGCTTTGCCACCGATGTCTTTTACACCAAGGGCTACGAAGGGGCGTCGATGCGCGACCTGTCGCGCGCCAGCGGCATGTCGCTGGCCGGGCTCTACTACTACTTTGAATCCAAGGAAAAGCTGCTCTACCTGATCCAGAAGGAAACCTTCGGCACGATCATGGGACAGCTGCGGGCGCGTTTGCAGGATGTGACCGATCCGGAAGAGCGGGTCCGGGTCTTCATTCACAACCACCTCGAATACTTCCTCGCCAACCTGAAGGCCATGAAGGTGCTGTCGCACGAGGACGAGGCGCTGGGCGGACCGCTGGGCGCCGAGATCGCAGCCATGAAGCGCGAGTACTACATCATCATTCGCGGGCTGGTCGAAGACCTGCGGCGCAGCAAGGGCAAGGGCTTCAACGGCGGAATCTCGTCGCGGGTGGCGGCGGTGAGCTTGTTCGGCATGATGAACTGGATTTACACCTGGCACAATCCGCGCCGGGACGCAGGCCCGCAGGAACTGGCGAAATCCATGGCCGACATCTTCCTGCGCGGGCTGCTGGGGAGCAACACTTCCAAGCCGGTCTCAGTGGGGGACACGGCGACAGCGAAACCGGCTGAACGCGGGCAGCGCTCCGCGTCATCCAATATCTGAACTGATCGCGAGCAGCAAAAGGAGCTTTAGGATGGCGAGCACCACTCAGACGGCTGAGGGCACGAAACCGCTTATTCACTACCGCAACGACGGCGGCGTGGGCATCATCACGCTGGACGATCCGCCGGCGAACACCTACACCTACGAAATGAACCGGCAGCTGGACGACGCCATCCTGAAGGCGCGCATGGATAACGACGTCTATGTGATCGTGCTGACCGGGTCGGGCGACAAGTTTTTCTCCGCCGGCGCCAACATCAAGATGTTGGCCAGCGTGGATCCGACGTTCAAGTACTACTTCTGCCTGCACGCCAACGAGACACTGCTGCGGCTGGAACACACGCCGAAGCTGGTCATCGCCGCGCTCAACGGACACACCGTCGGAGGCGGACTGGAAATCGCCATGGCCGCCGACCTGCGCATCGCGCGGCGCGACGCGGGCAAGATCGGGCTGCCGGAGGTCAACCTCGGGGTGCTGCCCGGAACCGGGGGAACGCAACGGCTGTCGCGCCTGGTCGGCAAGTCGAGGGCGATCGAGCTGATCGTCACCGGCAACACGTTCTCGTTTGAAGAGGCCAAGGAGATGGGCATCATCAACGACATCTTCGAGCGCGATAACTTCATGGAGAACGTGCTGGAGTACGCGCGCCAGTTCTGCCCGCCCAACAAGGCCGCCAAGGCGGTGGGCAACATCAAACGCTCCATCCAGACGGGATGGGAGATTCCGATGGAGTCGGCGCTGGCCGTCGAGCGCGAGCTGCAGGCGCTGCTGTTCAATAGCCAGGACGCAAAGGAAGGGCTGAACGCATACGTGGAGAAGCGGCCGGCGGAATTTAAAGCGAAATAGCTCTCGGCCATCGGCCATCGGCTATCGGGTTGCGAGTTTCAGCCCGATGGCCGACTGCCGAGCGCCGGCGGCGGAGTCTTTATGACGACTGCAATGCAGACGAAGATCGAGCCTGGAAAGCTGCTCATCGGCGGCGAGTGGAGGGATGCGGCAAACCGCAAGACATTCGAGACCTGCAATCCCGCAACGGGCGAGGTGCTGACCACGGTTGCCGAGGCCAGCGCCAGCGACGTCGATGCGGCGGTGCAGGCGGCGCGCAAGGCTTTCGACGACATGAGCGGTTCGTGGCGGAAGATGTCGGGCAGCGAGCGCGGGCGCGTGCTCTGGAAGATATCCGAGCTGGTGGAAAAGCACATCGACGAGCTGGCGGAGCTGGAGACGCTCGACAACGGCAAGCCGATTTTCGAATCCCGCTACGTGGA from Terriglobales bacterium encodes:
- the carB gene encoding carbamoyl-phosphate synthase large subunit, which codes for MPRRTDLKTVLIIGAGPIVIGQACEFDYSGAQACKALREEGYRVVLVNSNPATIMTDPEMADRVYIEPINWRTVERIIEKEKPDALLPTMGGQTALNCALELADHGVLEKHGVELIGASRDAIRMAEDRELFRNAMDEIGLESPKSAIARTLEEAREGQAALGFPCIVRPSFTLGGTGGGIAYNVEEFERIVTRGLELSPVHEVLIDESVLGWKEFEMEVVRDRADNCIIVCSIENFDPMGVHTGDSITVAPALTLTDKEYQRLRNASIAVLRKIGVDTGGSNVQFGVNPADGRVVVIEMNPRVSRSSALASKATGFPIAKVAAKLAVGYTLDELKNEITGGKTPASFEPSIDYIVTKIPRFAFEKFPAADPHLTTQMKSVGEVMAIGRTFSESLQKALRGLETGHDGLNAGGIDWKTPEGMESLKRELRQPGPERIFHLGDAFRAGLSLENVHDLCKIDPWFLAAIEDIIASEADVRAGGMRALDAARMRELKRMGFSDSRLAALLQSDERAVRHLRHTLDVRPVYKRVDSCAAEFATTTAYMYSTYEEECEADPTDRKKIMVLGGGPNRIGQGIEFDYCCVHAVLALREDGFETIMVNCNPETVSTDYDTSDRLYFEPVTLEDVLEIMDKEKPAGVIVQYGGQTPLKLARALEAAGVPIIGTSSDSIDLAEDRERFQQLIDKLHLKQPPNRIAHTAEEAMVLARELGYPLIVRPSYVLGGRAMEVVHAYEDLSRYIRDAVRVSDKSPVLLDRFLDNAVEVDVDVVADADGNVLIGGIMQHIEEAGIHSGDSSCVLPSVDLSAEVLATLREYTFRLARALKVIGLMNVQYAIQKHNGDSKVFVLEVNPRASRTVPYVSKATGVPLAKIASRLMTGRKLREFLPANIERAADLDTGACFYVKSPVFPWSKFPGVDTVLGPEMKSTGEVMGTADNFGEAFAKAQLAAGNRLPTRGTVFISVTDRDKPQVVDIARRFVGLGFKLVATTGTALVVEEAGLIVERVFKVKEGRPNVVDLLKGDRIQLIINTPHGAEPWFDEKSIRRAAVTHQVQCITTLAAARAAADGIAALQQGQTNVRALQALHAQHAAMR
- a CDS encoding dihydrodipicolinate synthase family protein, coding for MLLHGIFPPITTPFYPDGDVYYKKLESNVDRYSRSPVAGLVVQGSTGEAILLSDQERRDVLKAAMEAAAPNKVMIAGTGIESAIETLRLTEYAAKLGYDAAMVRTPHYYKSQINRPQNMLAFYRTVADRSPLPIIIYNFPQATGYDMPAEVVIQLAEHSNIIAIKESSGSIEKVQQMVAHTRHIKRTAAVTEVQEAVTGRMKKAAEAAASSGSLPISGQSSSAAVAVVGGLKTRQKEVGFQVMVGAAQKLEPSLAVGAVGAILALACPAPTACFEIYAAWKEMNEKVAREKQERIAEAAVKVVGEMSIAGVKYAMDLNGYYGGPVRLPLLSLNAEEKATVEKLMENVKN
- a CDS encoding ferritin-like domain-containing protein, with protein sequence MPLFIRDVEEIRQRAMRKIEEGPVTASYGLDKDRVITILNEALATEIVCVLRYMHHYFMATGVHGKAVANEFKEHADAEREHADQIAERISQLGGKPDFSPQTLLQRSASQYIEGETLADMIREDLIAERVVIEVYAEMIRFFGDKDPTTRVMVEGILKDEEEHATDLVDLLYIVDPHTGETEGEDPGTHPLSMHPEQNRRGEQQQRGGDGQRQKSGSQQGRQQQQGRDQGRSGQSAQVPDLHGHPARKAPDIDEMFEEPGEVKAGAEGGRSRSVHVTSPNRKRKRIA
- a CDS encoding TetR/AcrR family transcriptional regulator, translated to MAPRKSSRASRLRREQNGETRFDRRLGEILGFATDVFYTKGYEGASMRDLSRASGMSLAGLYYYFESKEKLLYLIQKETFGTIMGQLRARLQDVTDPEERVRVFIHNHLEYFLANLKAMKVLSHEDEALGGPLGAEIAAMKREYYIIIRGLVEDLRRSKGKGFNGGISSRVAAVSLFGMMNWIYTWHNPRRDAGPQELAKSMADIFLRGLLGSNTSKPVSVGDTATAKPAERGQRSASSNI